In bacterium, the genomic stretch CAGGTCGATATGGCTGCGCACGGCGGCGATATCGGCATCGGAGAGGCCGGTGAGCGTGCTTTCCTCGAGCGGGTTTTTAACCGCTTGATTGATGTTCTGCAAGGCGGGGGCAGCCAGGAAATACACCATCTCATGGACGAGCGGGACAAAGCACTTGAGCGAGGAGAGGTTGCTGTCGCGGCGATCAAAGGCCATGGGCAGCATCAGGACTTCGCCCTTGCCGAGCGGGTGCTCCAGAAGCCAGGGGGCACCGGATTCAAGTTTGCCACCGACTCGGATCTCGCTGGACGCAGGATCCAGTGCCAGTTTCCAGTAGCCGGCGATCAGGCCGAGCCGGGCATCGGATTGATCCGGTTGTGCCACCAGCTGGACGGCGGGATGGGTGAAGGACTTGAGGTCCAGCTTCAGCGGATCCGGCGGGTAGATGCGTTGCTCGAGCCGGGCAGGGAGGATGGGCTCGCCGGCGGGGGTCTGCCAGGCGTTGTAGAAAGCCGGTTCAGCCCGGGCGCCCGGTGTCACGAGCAGTCCGCCGCCCGCCTTGACAAAGGCAGACACCCGGTCGGCTTCGGTGGCCGGCAGGCGTGAAACATCGGCCATGATGATCACACGGTAAGGGCTCAGATCCTTGATCGTCCCGATATCAGCGGCCTCGACAATCGTGGGCTTAACCAGAAAGGACGATTCCGGGGAACCGGCCCCTTGGCCTGAGGTGGCTTCGCGCGGGGTTAATGCGCTCCGGATGAGGCTTGCCGTTTTGCGGAAGAAAAAGCGCTCCGTGGAGGCCCCTTCGACCAGGAGGACCGGCAGGCGTTCCAGGACCTGGACCTTCTGTTCGAGCACATTGTCCGCCGGAAGATCATCTTCCGTCATCAGCCTGGCCTGGACGAGTTGAGGGCCGGGGGCCTCGAATCGATGAGGGAACAGGAACGTCTCGGAGGTCTGAGGCATCAAGTCCTTCATGATGGGAATGCGTTCGGGCGGTTGGCCGGCCACACTCAATTCCAGAGCGGTAGGGTGGACGGCGACCGTGCCGGAGTTGGCAATGCTCACCTCGATTTTCACGGGGCGATCGGTGCCGATGATTGAACGTGACAGTCTGATTTCCGAGACCAGTGCGTTGCGGAACCCTTCCGGTTGAGGCAGGCGGCGGCAGATGACCCGCGGCGGGGCGGGGAGTTGGGTGAAGTTGGAAGCCAGAAACGCCCAGCGGGCGCTGGACTGGGGATCCCATCCCGTGACCTGGCCGTCAGTGAAGAGCACGACGGACTTGGTGACATTGGGGCCATCGGCCAGGAGGGAGGCCGCCAGGTTCAGGGCTTCCAGCGCGGCCATGATGCCGCCAGTGGGTTTGCAGTCCGGGCCGGCCAGGGCGCGCAATAGCTCCTGTCGGTCTGACGTAGGGCGACTGATCAGTGCCCGGGGGACCGGACCGGCCAGGATAATGGCCAGGGCGTCACCCGGACGGGCCTGCTCGATCAGGAGGCGGGCTTCCTGGATCGCCTGGTTGAAATGGCTTTGTCCGTTGGCGACCAGGGTCATGGAGAGCGAGGCATCGAGGATGATCACCGTATCGCCTCCGCCGGACGCCGTCATCCAGCGGCGGGCCTGGATCCGCTGTTCCAGGAGAGTGGCCAGCACGGCGATGATCAGCAGGACGGCGGCGGTTTTCAGGAGCCGGCCGCGTAGCTTGACATTGGGCCAGATGACGGTGGCGATGCCGGCGCAGAGCACGGCGAGCAGCATACCGGGCAGGATGAGGACCCAGGGCACGGCGGACATACTGGGAAGGAACGGGCGCGCCATGGCCAACGCCAGGGCGGTCAGCGCCAGGCAACGTAAGCACAGGAGAATGCCGTCTTCAATTTTCACCCGGCGACTCCGGGCGGTCATCGAGGCCATCAGGAACTGCATGGCCCCCCACGCGATAGGACGGGGCTTGCTCCGGTTCATCAGATGAATGAGGATCGGGATGGCGATGGCCGCCAGGCCAAATAAGATTAATGGATTCAGGAATGTCATGAAGGCGCCCCCACACAGCGGGCAGTGGGCAGTGGGCAGTGGGCAGTAAGCAGTGAGCAGTGAGCAGAGGGCAGTGGGCAGGAAGCAAAAAACTGTCTTCTGCCTTCTGTCCACTGCCTACTGCTCGCTGCCCACTGTCCACTGCTCACCGGCTTTCTCATCGCTTCACCAGGCTCTTCCGGTGTGCCAGATAGCTGGCCAGGGCCAGGTCAAAATCCTGATGGGTTGAGAAGGGGACATAGTCGATCCGCATCTCGCCGCAGCCTTTTTCGATCCTATTAAGAAAGGATCGGACTTCGCTCAGATAAGCAGAGCGCAGGGACTCCGGATCGATTTCCAAATGGTTTCCTGATTGCTCCAGATCGCGGAACTGGCTCCAGTGCTTGAACGGGAAGGTCAGTTCTTCATCTGCCATCACATGCATGAGAATGACCTCGTGCTTGCGGAAGCGGAAGTGATGGAGCGCCTTGAGGAGGTTCTCCGGGTTATCAAACAGGTCGGAGATGATGATCAGGAGGCCGCGGCGATGGACCCGTTCAGCCACCTCGTGGAAGACCGGGGCGAGAGCCGATTCCTCGCCGGGTTTCGTTTTGAACAGTTCCTCCAGCAGGACACTCATGTGATTGGTCCGGGTCCGGCAGGGAAGGTAGCGGCGGATCGCCGTGTCAAAGGTCACCAGGCCGACCGCATCCTGCTGATTCAGGAGCAGGCGCACCAGGCTGGCGGCGAGAAACCGGCCGTACTCGAATTTGCTGAGGGGTTGGCCCTGGTGTTTGGCGGCGTTTTCGCCGCGATAGCCCATGGATCCCGAAGCATCCAGCAGAATGGTGGCCCGGAGGTTGGTCTCCTCGATATACTGCTTGATGTAATAGCGGTCGGACTTGGCATAGACTTGCCAGTCGAGATCGCGGAGGTCGTCGCCCGGCGCATATTCCCGGTGTTCGGCAAATTCGGCCGAATAGCCGCGGTAGGGGCTTTTGTGCCGCCCGGAAATGAATCCCTCCACCGTTTGCCGGGCGAGCAGTTCAAGCCGGTTGATCTTGGCCATCGCCTCAGGATCCAGTAACTGGAAGTGGGCCGGAACGGAGGTCGAAGGGCTTTGGGGGGCGTCAATCATGTTTCACTCTTAATCGTAATCTTAATCATAATCGTAATCATTCTTGGGGGTGGCTATTGTCCAGAGGAATAAAAAGATTAAGATTAAGATTACGATTATGATGGTTAAGTCAGCGATCCGGACGCCGACGGTTTGATTTCTTCCAGCAGCCGCTGGACAATCTGGTCGGTGGTGATGCCGGTGGCATCCGCATTGAAGGTGGGCACGATGCGGTGCCGCAGGACGCACACGGCCAGCTCGCGAACATCTTCCGTGGTGGCGTGATAACGCCCGTGCAGGATGGCGCGGGCTTTGGCGGCCATCATCAAGTTGATGGTGGCACGCGGGCCGGCTCCCCACTGGATGAGTTCCCGCACAAACGCCGGGGAGTCGGGTCCGGGGCGGGTGGCCCGGGCCAGATCGCGGGCGTACTCAAACACATGATCGGCGGCCGGAACGCGGCGGACGATCTCCTGCAGCTTAAGGATGTCCTCGCCGGACAACACCGGTTCAAGCTGGGCCTTGTACGTGCCGGTGACTTGCTTGGCAATCGCCAGCTCCTCGGCGGCGGTGGGGTAACCCACCTTGATCATGAACATGAAGCGGTCCAGCTGGGCTTCGGGCAGGGGATAGGTTCCCTCCTGTTCAATGGGGTTCTGGGTCGCGAGAACAAAGAAGGGGTCAGGGAGTTTGAAGCTGGCTCCGCCCACGGTGACGATCCGCTCCTGCATGGCTTCCAGCAGCGCGGCCTGGGTCTTGGGCGGCGTCCGATTGATTTCGTCGGCCAGAACCATGTTGGCGAACAAGGGGCCATGAACAAACCGGAAGGCCCGCTTGCCCGTGGTGCGATCCTCTTCGAGGACATCAGTGCCGGTAATGTCGGCGGGCATCAGGTCGGGGGTGAACTGGATGCGCTTGAATGACAAATCCATCACCCGGGAGAGGGTGCTCACCAGCAGGGTCTTGGCAAGGCCCGGAACGCCGACCAGCAGCGCATGGCCCCGGCAGAAGATGGCCACGAGGACCTCTTCGACCACCTTGTCCTGGCCGACAATGGCCTGGCGGACCTCCTTCGTCAATTTTTCGTAGGCGACATTCAGCGCTTTGACTGTTTCGATGTCGCCCTGGGTGGCAGGCGGTGGGACGGCGTTGGCATGTTCTTCAATGTTCGACATAGCGGCTCCTTTTGATGTGTCAGTTATTTAGCACGAGGTGTGCCATGATTCATTCTTCTAGTCTTAATCGTAATCGTAATCCTAATCGTAATCTTTTCCGGGGCAGAGGATTACGATTAGGATTACGATTACGATTATGATTAAGAGTGCGATGATGACGGGCGCCAGGGTTGTGTTGCACAGTATGCAGTTAGCGGGGTTAGGTGCATTCTGTTGTATGCAGTTTCGTGTTGACGGTGAGGGGAGGGCGGCGTAGCCTCAAGATCACCATTATGACTAAGACAGCCATCAAGCGTTCGGTCCGAAGCGGACTCCAGACGGTCATGCTCCCCGGCAAGGGGGCACCACGTGCCTTGCAGTTGAAAAAGGCGAAACTCCTGATGATCAGCAGTACCGAACGGGGACGTGAAGTCCCGATCGACAAGGATGTATTTACGATCGGCGCGGGCGCACAGAACGACCTGATTGTGACGGATGCGGCGGCCTCGCGCCGGCATTGCGAGATTCATCAGCGTGAAGAGGGCTTCTTTTTGCGGGATCTGGGCAGCACCAATGGCACGATGGTGCAGGGGGTCCGGGTCTGTGAGGTGTATCTGACCCAGGGGGTGGAATTCCAGGTGGGGACGACGCGGATGGTGTTCAGTCCGCTGCAGGAAACGATGTCCTATCCCTTGAGTGACTTGGAGCAGTTCGGGCGGTTGAACGGGGTGAGTGCGGCGATGCGCCGGGTCTTTCATCTGGCGGAGACCTATGCCCGGAGCGATGCGGCCATTCTGATTCAAGGGGAGACGGGAACGGGCAAGGAACTCCTGGCCGAGGCGCTGCATGCGCATAGTCCCCGGAGCAAGAAGCCGTTTGTGGTCATTGACTGCGGCGCGTTGGCGACCGGGGTGATCGAAAGCGAATTATTCGGACATGCGAAAGGGGCGTTCACGGGGGCGGGTGCAGAGCGGGTAGGGGCTTTCGAGGCCGCGCATGGAGGGACGGTGTTCCTGGATGAGATTGGCGAGTTGGACCTGTCGTTACAGCCGAAACTGCTACGCGTATTGGAAAAGAAAGAAGTGCGGCGGTTGGGGGCGAATACGGTGCGCCCAGTGGATGTGCGGATCATTGCGGCCTCGAACCGCAACCTGGAGAGGGAGGTCCGTGAGGGCCGGTTCCGTGAAGACCTCTTTTACCGGCTGTCGATTGTGAAAATTGAACTGCCGCCGCTGCGGCAGCGGAAGGATGACATCCCGCTGCTGGTACGCTGCATCCTGAAAGACCTCACGGGGTCCGATGATGTGACGGCCTGGGCGGAGTTTGAGAAAAGTATGACCCTGTTCCGGCAGCATGACTGGCCGGGGAATGCCCGTGAGTTGAGAAATGTGATCGAGATGGCGGTACGCGGTTCGACGGGGGCCATTGATCTGGGGGCCTGCCTCTCACTGGGGCGTATGGGCGCAACGAATCCTGACGCTGGGGCGGATGACCAGTCGGACCTGCCCTTCAAGGAAGCCAAGAACCAGTTGGTTGACCAGTTTGAGAAAGACTATCTGGTGAAATTACTGGATCGCAATGACGGCAATATTTCCCGTGCCGCGCGGGAAGCGCAGATTGAGCGCGCCTATCTGCAACGGTTGGTGCGCAAGCATGAATTGAACGGCAAGGATTGAGGTTATTATATTGTCTTTATTGTTGAAATATCGTATGAAGAAGACTATATATTATCCTTATGGAATTGCTGAATCAATTGATGCCAGAAGAGATGTCGGTAGCCCTGGGGGCCAAAGCGAAGGCGTTGAGGCTGTTAGCTGGATGGAAGCGCCTGACGTTGGCTGAGCGGGCAGGGGTTTCCGGGGCGTCACTCAAACGGTTTGAGCAAACGGGGCAGGCGTCGTTGGAACTTGTTTTGCGTGTCGCCTTTTCCCTAGGCCGACTGGAGGAGTTCGGAACGTTGCTCGGCCCTCCGCCTGCCCGGAGTATCGATGAATTGGACCGGCGTTTACGGCAGCCTCTGCCAAAGCGGGGAGTGCGGTGAAGCGGCTAACTGTGCGTTATCATAGGGCGCCCGGCCAGGTCATTCCCGTGGGAGAGTTAGCGGAAGACCGGGGGCGCTACTTT encodes the following:
- a CDS encoding BatA domain-containing protein, which translates into the protein MTFLNPLILFGLAAIAIPILIHLMNRSKPRPIAWGAMQFLMASMTARSRRVKIEDGILLCLRCLALTALALAMARPFLPSMSAVPWVLILPGMLLAVLCAGIATVIWPNVKLRGRLLKTAAVLLIIAVLATLLEQRIQARRWMTASGGGDTVIILDASLSMTLVANGQSHFNQAIQEARLLIEQARPGDALAIILAGPVPRALISRPTSDRQELLRALAGPDCKPTGGIMAALEALNLAASLLADGPNVTKSVVLFTDGQVTGWDPQSSARWAFLASNFTQLPAPPRVICRRLPQPEGFRNALVSEIRLSRSIIGTDRPVKIEVSIANSGTVAVHPTALELSVAGQPPERIPIMKDLMPQTSETFLFPHRFEAPGPQLVQARLMTEDDLPADNVLEQKVQVLERLPVLLVEGASTERFFFRKTASLIRSALTPREATSGQGAGSPESSFLVKPTIVEAADIGTIKDLSPYRVIIMADVSRLPATEADRVSAFVKAGGGLLVTPGARAEPAFYNAWQTPAGEPILPARLEQRIYPPDPLKLDLKSFTHPAVQLVAQPDQSDARLGLIAGYWKLALDPASSEIRVGGKLESGAPWLLEHPLGKGEVLMLPMAFDRRDSNLSSLKCFVPLVHEMVYFLAAPALQNINQAVKNPLEESTLTGLSDADIAAVRSHIDLFLPGSMEELLTAFTGKVPGQELWKILILCALLTLLAEVALTRWITLHRHLHQAKPVTLKSPAESVQAMKSHLTELLGNDRIP
- a CDS encoding DUF58 domain-containing protein — protein: MIDAPQSPSTSVPAHFQLLDPEAMAKINRLELLARQTVEGFISGRHKSPYRGYSAEFAEHREYAPGDDLRDLDWQVYAKSDRYYIKQYIEETNLRATILLDASGSMGYRGENAAKHQGQPLSKFEYGRFLAASLVRLLLNQQDAVGLVTFDTAIRRYLPCRTRTNHMSVLLEELFKTKPGEESALAPVFHEVAERVHRRGLLIIISDLFDNPENLLKALHHFRFRKHEVILMHVMADEELTFPFKHWSQFRDLEQSGNHLEIDPESLRSAYLSEVRSFLNRIEKGCGEMRIDYVPFSTHQDFDLALASYLAHRKSLVKR
- a CDS encoding MoxR family ATPase; this translates as MSNIEEHANAVPPPATQGDIETVKALNVAYEKLTKEVRQAIVGQDKVVEEVLVAIFCRGHALLVGVPGLAKTLLVSTLSRVMDLSFKRIQFTPDLMPADITGTDVLEEDRTTGKRAFRFVHGPLFANMVLADEINRTPPKTQAALLEAMQERIVTVGGASFKLPDPFFVLATQNPIEQEGTYPLPEAQLDRFMFMIKVGYPTAAEELAIAKQVTGTYKAQLEPVLSGEDILKLQEIVRRVPAADHVFEYARDLARATRPGPDSPAFVRELIQWGAGPRATINLMMAAKARAILHGRYHATTEDVRELAVCVLRHRIVPTFNADATGITTDQIVQRLLEEIKPSASGSLT
- a CDS encoding sigma 54-interacting transcriptional regulator, yielding MTKTAIKRSVRSGLQTVMLPGKGAPRALQLKKAKLLMISSTERGREVPIDKDVFTIGAGAQNDLIVTDAAASRRHCEIHQREEGFFLRDLGSTNGTMVQGVRVCEVYLTQGVEFQVGTTRMVFSPLQETMSYPLSDLEQFGRLNGVSAAMRRVFHLAETYARSDAAILIQGETGTGKELLAEALHAHSPRSKKPFVVIDCGALATGVIESELFGHAKGAFTGAGAERVGAFEAAHGGTVFLDEIGELDLSLQPKLLRVLEKKEVRRLGANTVRPVDVRIIAASNRNLEREVREGRFREDLFYRLSIVKIELPPLRQRKDDIPLLVRCILKDLTGSDDVTAWAEFEKSMTLFRQHDWPGNARELRNVIEMAVRGSTGAIDLGACLSLGRMGATNPDAGADDQSDLPFKEAKNQLVDQFEKDYLVKLLDRNDGNISRAAREAQIERAYLQRLVRKHELNGKD
- a CDS encoding XRE family transcriptional regulator; the protein is MELLNQLMPEEMSVALGAKAKALRLLAGWKRLTLAERAGVSGASLKRFEQTGQASLELVLRVAFSLGRLEEFGTLLGPPPARSIDELDRRLRQPLPKRGVR